In Leptospira stimsonii, the genomic stretch TGGGGTCAGTGGACGGATGAAAGAAAGTCTTCTGCTATCGTTTACTCTTCGCTTTTTATAAGTTCGCTTTACTTAGTGTATCGTGAAAATCAAATCTACAAAAATTCAGTGAAGGATTTGAATCATATCAACAATCCGTATGAGACATTCATTCCCCCTCCTTCTTTCTCGGATCCGGTCGCACTTTACATTTACAGTAAACCGTTTGAAGAACAGCGCGATCGAGTCAATCAAAACTATCACAAACTTCAACTTTCGATTGCCTTTTCCGTTTTGATTTACGCAGTCAATGTTTTTGACGCCTATTTCTTCCACCCTCGCTTTGGAAAAACAATCGCTAACCATTTGATCCTGGACTACAATCCTCTGGCCCGTTTGGATTCTTCTTCTACGTTGATTTTAGGTTCTCCCATGGCCGAAGCGCTCTGGAAATTCGGATATCGATTTAATTTAGAATAGAAGCAGTTTTTAGAATTTCTGAGCATCTTTTTCAGAGAAAAAGCAAAATCGATAAAAATGCACAATAAATAAGCAATTTGGAGTACTTTTTCGTTTTTGGGTTTTTCTTTCGGAGGGAAAGTCTTCGGAGTTCCGACTCTTCTTTCCTTTCTTTTCGGAAAAACGCGGGAACAACCACTTTTAAGCCATTTTGACTACCTTTTAGAATTCTTAATTTATTATCTTCCTGGTACCAATCTTGCATTAATGTATGCAAATTGATTTGGGATGAGAATGATTATGAATTGGACCAAGAGACTACTCTTATTGCTCACTCTGCTTCTTCCATTTGTCCTTTTCGGACAAGAGGCAACTGCTCCCGCGGCGGCAACTCCCGTAGCGGATAAAGGAGACACTGCTTGGATGCTCGTGGCATCTGCGTTTGTGTTTTTTATGATTCCCGGACTCGCCCTTTTTTACGGCGGTCTTGTCCGATCTAAGAACGTACTCTCTACTATGATGCACAGTTTTGTTGCTATCTTAGTATTGACCATCCAGTGGACCGTATTCGGATACAGTTTTGCATTTTCAGGAACGAACCCTTACTTCGGTAACTTTGATCTTGCTTTCCTCAACGGAATCGATGAGAATTCTTTAGAATTAACGATTCCAAAATACGTGCACTTTCTCTTTCAAGGAATGTTCGCTCTGATCACTCCGGCATTGATTTCCGGAGCGATTGCGGAAAGAGTAAAATTCGGCGGATATATCGCTTTTATCCTCCTTTGGTCCACTCTTGTTTACGATCCGGTCGCACACTGGGTTTGGGCGGCGGACGGCTGGTTGTTTAAGATGAGTGCTTTGGATTTCGCCGGTGGAACAGTGGTTCACTTGATCTCCGGTATCGCTGGACTCGCCGCGGCTATCGTTTTGGGTAAGAGAAAGGGAGAAGGTCCTGCTTTGATCGCACCGAATAACCTGACTTACACTCTGATCGGTGCCGGTCTTCTTTGGTTCGGTTGGTTCGGTTTTAACGCCGGCTCCGGTTTAGCCGTGAACGGGATTGCGGCTAGAGCATTCTTAGTAACTTTGATTGCGCCTGCGGCGGCTGGAGTTGCTTGGTTAGTCATTGAATACGCTCACACAAGAAAGGCAACCGCCCTTGGAGCCGCTTCCGGTATCGTCGCCGGTCTCGTCGTGATCACTCCGGCGTCCGGATTTGTCGGAGTTCAAGGCGCTCTCATTATGGGATTTCTCGTAAGTCCGGTATGTTACGGAGCAATTCTCTTAAAAGGTAAATTGGGATACGATGACAGTTTAGACGCGTTCGGTATTCACGGTGTGGGCGGTGCGTTAGGCGCTATTCTAACCGGGGTGTTTACACTTTCTCTCGGAGCTGGTGTCGCGAGCAGAGGCGACCAAATTATGGTTCAGGTAATCAGCGTTGTCGCAACTGCGGCGTATTCCTTTATCGTTTCCGTGATCCTTGTTTTCTTAATCGATAAAACGATCGGATTCCGTATCTCCGAAGATAAGGAAGTTTCCGGTTTGGATTTAGAAATCCACGGTGAAAAAGGTTACGAGATTTAATTTAGGTTACTGAAGAATTTTAATAAGGAGATTATATGAAATTAATCGTTGCTATCATTCAGCCGCATAAACTTGAAGAGGTTAAGGCAGAATTGACTAAGAATGAGATTTATAGACTTACCGTGAGCGACGTTCAAGGTTACGGTCAGCAAAAAGGAAAGACGGAAGTTTTTCGCGGCCACGAATATCAAGTGAACCTTCTGAGAAAAGTTCGTTTGGAAATTGCGGTAAACGACGAATTCGTTAAACCGACCGTTGACGCAATTCTCAAAGCGGCAAAAACCGGAGACGGAAAAATCGGAGACGGAAAGATTTTTATCACTCCGCTCGAAGACGTAATTCGAATTAGAACAGGAGAAAGAGGAAGTTCAGCGATCTGATTTCCTTTTGAATCAAGAATGGAAAAAGCCGGGATAAAACCCGGCTTTGTTTTTTTACATTCTAAAATGTAGGAACTCCTGCAAATCGGCGATCTTCGAAGAAACTCGGAAACTCGGAAACTCGGAAACTCGGAAACTCGGAAACTCGGAAACTCGGAAACTCGGAAACTCGGTTTGAGGATTCGTTTTTGATTGTTCCGAACCTAAGGATTGCTTTCAAAATCCAAGTTATCTTCTTCATTCTTTAATTCTAAAATGAAAAGAATTTAAATGTAGGTTTTAAACTTTGCCAAAAGTAAGATGCGGCTTGTTCTAACGATGCTGGTCCTCGTGGTTTTTGATACGAAAAACGAACCAGGACTGAGAAGAATCGTTTTAGAAAAATGATCGTCTCTACTTCCTAAGAATCACGAACCTTTCCTTTCCCGAAAGGTCCTTCTCCACTTTTCCTTCCGCCCAACCTTTCCCGATCGATTCCTCCAAGAGAAGATTTGCAAGAGAGGGAAGTGTTTCCATATAAAATTTTCCGTTCGGACTTAAGTAAGAATGCGCCTTTTCGATTAAGGTCGTCAGAAATTCTTTTGGATTTTCCAAAAAGAGGGCAATGTGAGGTTCATAATCAACGACGTCCTTCATCATCGTTTCCTTGTCCGAGTTGGGAATATAAGGCGGGTTGGTTACGATCAAATCATAACGGTTCTCAGGAGGAATGGAAGAAAACAAATCACTTGCAAAAAACTGAATGGATTCTTTCATTTCGCCTAAAAGAAGGTCGGAATTTTTTTCCGCGACATCCAGAGCCTCCTGCGAGATATCGCTGAGAGAAAGGTTCCAGTCGTTTCTTGCGATCTTGAGGCTGATTCCGATACAACCGCTCCCTGTACAAAGATCGAGAACGCGGAAATTCTGACTCTCGTTCTTGAAATCGGAAAGGATCTTTTCTACGAGTTCCTCGGTTTCCGGTCTTGGAATCAGAACGTTCTCATTCACGAAAAAGACGGAATTGAAAAAAGATTTTTGTCCGGTTATATACGAAGTCGGTTTATTTTTGGATCGTTCTACGATTCTTTCTCTGTAAGCGTCCTTTTCGGATTCGTTTAACAATCTTTCAAAATTTACATATAACTTCACTCTTTGGAGATTTAAGAGGTCGGCTAAAAGGATTTCCGCATCCAAACGGGCGCTGGAAATTTCTTTTTTCTTTAAGAAATCTTCCGACTTTTTGAGAAGAGAGAGGATGGAATCTGGATGATGCATTTTGAAGTCGTATCCTTATGTGGAAAAAATGGGGGGAAACTCAAGATCGATTTTCTCGTAGGAAATACGACACTCTCCGTGAATACGCCGCGCCCCACCCTGATCTTGGGTGGAGGGGTGTGGTGGTGGGAAAACTCGGGAGATTTTGCTCTATCATAAAAACGTAATTTTGCAAGAATAAAGTATCCTTTCTTTTTGTCGGAACTCCCACAAATCCCAATCGTTAGATCGCCGGAATCAGATATCCGCTCATTTTTCTGGCGAGGATATTCGTAAAGTGAGTAGAGGCTTTGGTGCCCCCGAGAGGATTCGAACCTCCGACCAAAAGTTTAGGAAACTTCTGCTCTGTCCACCTGAGCTACGGGAGCGTTTAAGAATTCGGTTTCCGTTTTTGTGAGACTATTCTCTGGAAGTCGGCGATATTGTGTATAACAATTTTGTCTTCGTAGAGTTCGATTTTTCCGCTCTTGGAAAGAGTGTTGAGAACTTTTTGCACTTCTCCTACAGGCTGGGCGCACCATTCCGCAACGTCGTGTTGAGAAACGTTTAGAACGATCTCCTTAAAATCGCTGTGTGCGTGCATCTTTTCATAGAGCATCAAGAAAACGTCGGCCACTTTTCCTTGAATATCATCCATGAGAAGAATCAGAAGTCTTCTTTTGGCATCGTTGATTCTTACCGAAAAGATCGTTAGAATTTTGAGGGCCAACATCGGATTCTTCGTCATCAAAAGTTCAAAGTTTGCTCGGTTAAAGTTTAGAACTTTTACTTCCGAAATTGCAATCGCCGTCGCCGAACGAGGTTGTTCTTCCAGAATCGCCATCTCTCCGAAAATATCCCCTTGCTCAAGGATATCCAGGGTTTTGATCAGGTAATCGTCTTTCTTTGTAGGATTCGGAACGGTTTTTACGATCTTTACTTTACCGGATTGGATCAGGTAAAAGTCGTTCCCCGGTTCGTTTTCGCAAAAGATAATTTGGTTCGGATCAAAGGTCTGACCGAATTTGGAAAACATGGATTCGAGCATCATATCCATATCAGGTGCTCATCTCCTTTGCTTTCAGTCTGGACTTTTGAGAAATGCTGTCTTTTTCCGGAGGAAGCAAGGCCACCTTTCCATAGAGCATTCTTGCTCTTTGACGATCGCCCTGGAGTTCGGAAATTTCCGCTAAATGAAAAAGAGATTCTTTGATGGATTCTCCCGAAGGGTATTTTTTGATATAGGTAGAAAAGGAAGAATTCGCGTTGTCGAGATCGTTCGTTTTCATAAGGCAGATTCCGAGTTGAAAAAGAGAATTCTCCACCAACTTCTTCTCGGAGTCGAATTTGAAATCCGTTCGATTGAGTAGATCCTTGTAAATTGTCATCGCATCACTGTGTTTTCCAACGTTCACCAATGTATGAGCCCGGTTATAAAGCGACGTGATGGAATTATCCACTCCTTGCGTTATCGAGGATTTTTCCACTGCGGGTTTCATGATGTTCTGGAGTGTTTCCTGGGAAACCCTATTTCCGCCTTCGTAAACGAGCGGAGGCATATTGAGGGGAAAGGGACTTCCCCTTCTCGCAAGTTCCAAAAGTTCCGTCGCACGACCGGAATATGCGGTTCCCGGATAATGTTGTAAATATTTTTCAAACGCGTAGACTGCATGCGGAAGATTGTTATTCTTATAGAACACTTCGGCTACGTTCATCAATTCGAAAGCCGGATTTCTGGTGTCGGATTGTCCCAGAATCTCTTTCAACTTTTTATGAACTTGTCTGAGCTGACTGGAAAAAACTTTCATCATTTTCAAAATGAGGTGGGTTTTCTCCGCTACAAATTGTTCAAACTCATTGGGTTTGAAAACGAGAATGGTAGCATTGCCTATGACTTGAGCGGTCTCTTCTCTAGGATATTTTCCTAGCGCGGATTTGACTCCGAAGAATTCTCCAATCCTGACGTCTTCTTTCACTTCTTGTCCGGTGTCCAATGCCGGAAATGTTAGGATGACGCGCCCATTTCTCAGGACGTAAATATCCTCCGCTTTATCCTTTTCAAAATAAATGATGGATCCGCCTTTATAATTTCTGATGATCGGACCGGCCAAATGATTACCTACTCAAAGTTATCAAATTCTTTCTGTGCGGGGAAAAATGCCAAATCCTTTTTATAACCAAGGGAGACGGCAAGGGATTCCAGGAGTTTTCCTGGAGAACCGGATAAATACTTTTCTGTGTCCTCTATGCGAATTCTCTCCACGTCCGCGCCGGATTCTTCGAAAAAAGTTTCCAAACTAACATCCCCATAAACGGGAACTCCGTCTCTTAGGACAAGACGAATACTATTTAGGTCGGATTCGCAGAGGTTCGTATAGGGATCTTCTGAATTTCTAGATACGATCACCAAATCTGCTTTTTTTCCGACTTCGATGCTCCCAATTTCCTTTTCGACTCGCAATGCCTTTGCCGGGTTTGTCGTCACCATTTCAAAAAGAATTTTGGGAGGAAGGTCTTCTCCGTATTCGGTCTGATAAAATTTTCTCGCTGTACGAATTTCTTCCAAAAGATTCAAAGAACCGCAGAGACTCGAATCCGTTCCTAAAGAGACGTTTACTTTGTATTTGAGAAGATCTCGAATGTCGGTCGTTCTTTCGTAGAGAAATAGATTCGCTTCCGGGCACCAAACCAAATGAGCCTTCTTTTCGGCGATGAGTGCGATATCGGACTCGGATAAGACGACTCCGTGAACGAGAACGGTATGTTCGCTCAAACAAGCCATTTTACTCAGGGCTTTGAGTGAATCTCTCGATTCGGAATCGAATCCTTCCGCGATTCGAGTGATATAGGGAATATCTTCTTTTAGGGCTTTTGCATATTCTTCTTTTGGTCCATCTCCCCAATTCAAAGAATAGGTACAGATACTATGAGAAAGAGAATAACGATTGAGAATTCTTACGGGAACGTTTCCTACAAAAGGATCCTGAACGAAGTGCGGAATATGATCTTGAACAGACGTAACACCGGAGATTAGATTCTTAAATGAGCCTAAAAGATAGAGTTGTTCCGGTTCCAATTGTTGTCTTTCCGAAAAGACGATCGAAGACTTGAGATCATTATCCCACGGGAGCCAGTTTAAATACGGCTTGCTCGGAGCCACTTTTGGAAGATAGGTGCTCAGTAGGTGATCGTGAGCGTTGATCAAACCCGGATAAACATAGAGTCCGTTGAGATTCAAACGGATTCTTTTTCCGGCAGGAGGACCACCGGCATTGACGGAGGAAATGACTCCGTCTTTTACAACGATTGTTCCGTTCGGAATCCATTGATCCTTAGTTACAATGCAGGCGTTTACGAGTTCGTATTCCATTTTTTGATTACATTCTTTACTGAATTTGTAAGCCCGGGTCCACGGGGGCGCTTCCGCGATTCAATTGAAAATAGAGTCCCTTTCCGGATTCCAATGATCCGATGATTCGAGAAGAATCGACCGTTTCTCCTTCGGTGACGGATACACTTTTTAGATTGGCGTAGACGCTCGAATATCCGTTTTTGTGTTCTAATATTACAAATTTCTTATATCCTTCCATCTCATCCACGACCAAAACTTTGCCGGGAGAAGCCGGCCGCACTTCGTTGTGTCTGGAGGCTTTGAAAAGAACTCCTTTGTGGGGCGCAAAGCTCAGCTTGCTAAAAACGGTTTGAACGGGAGGTCTGCTTTTGAGAGGAAAACGAAGATGAGGTTTGGAAGAATCAGGAAGCTCTTCTTTACTAATCGTTCTTGGAGTTTTCGAGGCTAGTTTTTCATTCTCCCGAGTTACGGGTTTTTTCACCTTTAAGGATTCTCCAGGAATCAAAGGATCGTCCTTTTTTTTACCGTTCCATTCCATAATCTTATGATAATCTACGTTGAACTTCTTTCCCAAAGAATAATAAGTATCTCCTCTTTGGACGTTGTAAACGGAAAGATTCTGCGACCCAGCGGCAAAGATCGAAAAGGAGGTCGTAAAAAAAAGTAAAACTAAGAATCTCCGAAACGTACGGTTCATTTCTTTGAGTATCGGCAAAAGTGAGCGAGGAAC encodes the following:
- a CDS encoding LIC_10271 family cell wall hydrolase — its product is MNRTFRRFLVLLFFTTSFSIFAAGSQNLSVYNVQRGDTYYSLGKKFNVDYHKIMEWNGKKKDDPLIPGESLKVKKPVTRENEKLASKTPRTISKEELPDSSKPHLRFPLKSRPPVQTVFSKLSFAPHKGVLFKASRHNEVRPASPGKVLVVDEMEGYKKFVILEHKNGYSSVYANLKSVSVTEGETVDSSRIIGSLESGKGLYFQLNRGSAPVDPGLQIQ
- a CDS encoding P-II family nitrogen regulator, whose translation is MKLIVAIIQPHKLEEVKAELTKNEIYRLTVSDVQGYGQQKGKTEVFRGHEYQVNLLRKVRLEIAVNDEFVKPTVDAILKAAKTGDGKIGDGKIFITPLEDVIRIRTGERGSSAI
- a CDS encoding ammonium transporter, coding for MNWTKRLLLLLTLLLPFVLFGQEATAPAAATPVADKGDTAWMLVASAFVFFMIPGLALFYGGLVRSKNVLSTMMHSFVAILVLTIQWTVFGYSFAFSGTNPYFGNFDLAFLNGIDENSLELTIPKYVHFLFQGMFALITPALISGAIAERVKFGGYIAFILLWSTLVYDPVAHWVWAADGWLFKMSALDFAGGTVVHLISGIAGLAAAIVLGKRKGEGPALIAPNNLTYTLIGAGLLWFGWFGFNAGSGLAVNGIAARAFLVTLIAPAAAGVAWLVIEYAHTRKATALGAASGIVAGLVVITPASGFVGVQGALIMGFLVSPVCYGAILLKGKLGYDDSLDAFGIHGVGGALGAILTGVFTLSLGAGVASRGDQIMVQVISVVATAAYSFIVSVILVFLIDKTIGFRISEDKEVSGLDLEIHGEKGYEI
- the prmC gene encoding peptide chain release factor N(5)-glutamine methyltransferase, encoding MHHPDSILSLLKKSEDFLKKKEISSARLDAEILLADLLNLQRVKLYVNFERLLNESEKDAYRERIVERSKNKPTSYITGQKSFFNSVFFVNENVLIPRPETEELVEKILSDFKNESQNFRVLDLCTGSGCIGISLKIARNDWNLSLSDISQEALDVAEKNSDLLLGEMKESIQFFASDLFSSIPPENRYDLIVTNPPYIPNSDKETMMKDVVDYEPHIALFLENPKEFLTTLIEKAHSYLSPNGKFYMETLPSLANLLLEESIGKGWAEGKVEKDLSGKERFVILRK
- a CDS encoding amidohydrolase family protein, which encodes MEYELVNACIVTKDQWIPNGTIVVKDGVISSVNAGGPPAGKRIRLNLNGLYVYPGLINAHDHLLSTYLPKVAPSKPYLNWLPWDNDLKSSIVFSERQQLEPEQLYLLGSFKNLISGVTSVQDHIPHFVQDPFVGNVPVRILNRYSLSHSICTYSLNWGDGPKEEYAKALKEDIPYITRIAEGFDSESRDSLKALSKMACLSEHTVLVHGVVLSESDIALIAEKKAHLVWCPEANLFLYERTTDIRDLLKYKVNVSLGTDSSLCGSLNLLEEIRTARKFYQTEYGEDLPPKILFEMVTTNPAKALRVEKEIGSIEVGKKADLVIVSRNSEDPYTNLCESDLNSIRLVLRDGVPVYGDVSLETFFEESGADVERIRIEDTEKYLSGSPGKLLESLAVSLGYKKDLAFFPAQKEFDNFE
- a CDS encoding tetratricopeptide repeat protein encodes the protein MAGPIIRNYKGGSIIYFEKDKAEDIYVLRNGRVILTFPALDTGQEVKEDVRIGEFFGVKSALGKYPREETAQVIGNATILVFKPNEFEQFVAEKTHLILKMMKVFSSQLRQVHKKLKEILGQSDTRNPAFELMNVAEVFYKNNNLPHAVYAFEKYLQHYPGTAYSGRATELLELARRGSPFPLNMPPLVYEGGNRVSQETLQNIMKPAVEKSSITQGVDNSITSLYNRAHTLVNVGKHSDAMTIYKDLLNRTDFKFDSEKKLVENSLFQLGICLMKTNDLDNANSSFSTYIKKYPSGESIKESLFHLAEISELQGDRQRARMLYGKVALLPPEKDSISQKSRLKAKEMST
- a CDS encoding Crp/Fnr family transcriptional regulator is translated as MDMMLESMFSKFGQTFDPNQIIFCENEPGNDFYLIQSGKVKIVKTVPNPTKKDDYLIKTLDILEQGDIFGEMAILEEQPRSATAIAISEVKVLNFNRANFELLMTKNPMLALKILTIFSVRINDAKRRLLILLMDDIQGKVADVFLMLYEKMHAHSDFKEIVLNVSQHDVAEWCAQPVGEVQKVLNTLSKSGKIELYEDKIVIHNIADFQRIVSQKRKPNS